The following coding sequences are from one Rathayibacter sp. VKM Ac-2760 window:
- a CDS encoding VWA domain-containing protein: protein MAEFSASVFQNEFLSDGATDVHAIVTVTASGTGAAGSDGAAAEIIIVDCSGSMTGENMTAAKRAAAVAVDQILDGTFFAVVAGSERADRAFPYPNASVSMVRMEPGARAAAKEAIGFLQADGGTAMGTWLTLARQLFGSVPEATQRHAILLTDGKNEHESRMQLDAAIRAAGGVFQCDVRGVGSRWVVEEARTIASALLGTVGLIANPADMAADFEQLIQASMGRGVANGELRVWTPQGAQLLFVRQVAPNLEDLSSRRTPVNPLTGSYPTGAWGDESREYHVAVRVASKPVGAEQLAARVQLSVRDEVVASALVKARWTDDSALTARIDPAVAHYTGQTELASAIQDGLAAKAVGDDATATVKLGRAVQLAAATGNDEATSKLRKVVEIDDPNEGTVRLKRGVAKLDEMALDTASTKTTRVRK, encoded by the coding sequence ATGGCGGAGTTCAGCGCGAGTGTCTTTCAGAACGAGTTCCTCTCGGACGGCGCGACGGACGTGCACGCGATCGTGACGGTGACCGCCTCGGGGACGGGCGCGGCCGGCAGCGACGGAGCGGCCGCCGAGATCATCATCGTCGACTGCTCCGGCTCGATGACCGGCGAGAACATGACCGCGGCCAAGCGCGCCGCCGCCGTGGCGGTCGATCAGATCCTCGACGGCACCTTCTTCGCCGTCGTCGCGGGCTCCGAGCGCGCCGACCGCGCCTTCCCGTACCCCAACGCCTCCGTGTCGATGGTGCGGATGGAGCCGGGCGCCCGCGCGGCCGCGAAGGAGGCCATCGGCTTCCTCCAGGCCGACGGCGGCACCGCGATGGGCACCTGGCTGACCCTCGCCCGCCAGCTCTTCGGGAGCGTGCCCGAGGCCACCCAGCGGCACGCGATCCTCCTCACCGACGGCAAGAACGAGCACGAGTCGCGGATGCAGCTCGACGCGGCGATCCGCGCGGCCGGCGGCGTCTTCCAGTGCGACGTGCGCGGCGTCGGCTCCCGCTGGGTGGTGGAGGAGGCGCGCACCATCGCCAGCGCGCTCCTGGGCACCGTGGGCCTCATCGCGAACCCGGCCGACATGGCCGCCGACTTCGAGCAGCTCATCCAGGCGTCGATGGGCCGCGGCGTCGCCAACGGCGAGCTGCGCGTCTGGACGCCGCAGGGTGCGCAGCTGCTCTTCGTCCGCCAGGTCGCGCCGAACCTGGAGGACCTCAGCTCCCGCCGCACCCCGGTCAACCCGCTGACCGGCTCCTACCCGACCGGCGCATGGGGCGACGAGTCGCGGGAGTACCACGTCGCCGTCCGCGTCGCCTCGAAGCCGGTCGGCGCGGAGCAGCTGGCCGCGCGCGTGCAGCTGAGCGTCCGCGACGAGGTGGTCGCCTCCGCGCTGGTCAAGGCGCGCTGGACCGACGACTCCGCGCTCACCGCCCGGATCGACCCGGCCGTCGCGCACTACACCGGGCAGACCGAGCTGGCGTCGGCCATCCAGGACGGGCTCGCGGCGAAGGCCGTCGGCGACGACGCGACCGCGACCGTCAAGCTCGGCCGCGCCGTGCAGCTCGCCGCCGCCACCGGCAACGACGAGGCGACCTCGAAGCTGCGCAAGGTCGTCGAGATCGACGACCCGAACGAGGGGACGGTCCGGCTGAAGCGCGGGGTCGCGAAGCTCGACGAGATGGCGCTCGACACCGCCTCGACGAAGACCACCCGGGTGCGCAAGTGA
- a CDS encoding endo alpha-1,4 polygalactosaminidase, with protein MCCLVATALLLAGCAATVGQPEPPPAGARFDYQLGGAYPPADGTGLVVRDREAEPAPGVYSVCYVNAFQTQPGEEVEWEARPELLLRDADGDPVTDPDWPDETLLDVSTEAKRQALLEVVVPWLDGCAESGFDAVEADNLDSATRSEGLLVDSDTAAFARDLVDAAHRAGLAIGQKNAAERAEEMHELGFDFAITEECELFEECGAYTDVYGERVYEIEYSDVDDAAAVFARACARGDGIGVLLRDRDLLTPEDDGYVSERC; from the coding sequence TTGTGCTGCCTGGTCGCGACCGCCCTTCTCCTCGCCGGATGCGCAGCAACCGTCGGGCAACCGGAGCCGCCCCCGGCCGGCGCGCGCTTCGACTACCAGCTCGGCGGGGCCTACCCGCCCGCCGACGGCACCGGCCTCGTCGTGCGCGACCGCGAGGCCGAGCCCGCGCCCGGCGTCTACTCCGTCTGCTACGTCAACGCGTTCCAGACTCAGCCCGGCGAGGAAGTGGAGTGGGAGGCACGGCCCGAGCTGCTGCTGCGGGACGCCGACGGCGATCCCGTCACCGACCCGGACTGGCCGGACGAGACGCTGCTCGACGTGTCGACGGAGGCGAAGCGGCAGGCGCTGCTCGAGGTGGTCGTCCCGTGGCTGGACGGCTGCGCCGAGAGCGGCTTCGACGCCGTCGAGGCCGACAACCTCGACTCCGCCACCCGCTCCGAGGGACTGCTCGTCGACTCCGACACCGCCGCCTTCGCCCGCGACCTCGTCGACGCCGCGCACCGGGCGGGCCTCGCGATCGGCCAGAAGAACGCGGCGGAGCGGGCGGAGGAGATGCACGAGCTCGGCTTCGATTTCGCGATCACCGAGGAGTGCGAGCTGTTCGAGGAGTGCGGCGCGTACACCGACGTCTACGGCGAGCGGGTCTACGAGATCGAGTACTCCGACGTCGACGACGCGGCGGCCGTGTTCGCGCGGGCCTGCGCCCGTGGCGACGGGATCGGCGTGCTGCTGCGCGACCGCGACCTGCTGACGCCGGAGGACGACGGCTACGTCTCGGAGCGGTGCTGA
- a CDS encoding ATP-binding cassette domain-containing protein codes for MTVGTPPARAALELTGITRTFGADPATGIRDIGITVRQGEFVAIVGPSGSGKSTLLNVLGLLDTPTAGSYRVFGTEVASLRERERDRLRSRVFGFVFQQSFVLGDVSALHNAALGLRTQRVPLAERGTRALDALARLGVEARAHAAGRVLSGGEQQRLALARAIATRPRIVLADEPTGNLDRANGTAVLESLRDLHAGGVTVVLITHDEAIAAAADRTVRIVDGTVDPITATPPRAAAQRAAAEEGAEEADPSRRSPHRWVTALADDLGDAVDVVTTRLARTLFLLLAFALGIGGLVASIGVSESASESVADRLSAAALDEVRVSVPGGTGLLRDDDDRLSGWIASATSLPRVVGVGSASVASGGSGSIQRLSPSEPERGSPLRLMSASSDYLRLTGATPVGPDTFGLLDSPSMRGIAIVGRDAAGVLELPPPGPGCRLWVNGRTVDVVGVLDSGPRQADLAASVIVSPDVLQGSADVTTTLLIRTEPGFPAAVAEALPLRLDPANPGRFGVETVADLRDLRTGIGSDLGALIALISLILLVLATISAATTLHLSVQARAHEIALRRAVGASRSAVGRLFLAEGLLIGLLGGAVGVAVGSAATLVIAGLQGWTPVLEPWLPAAGLGIGLLTGLAASTIPAWTASRQDPALALRAR; via the coding sequence GTGACCGTCGGCACTCCTCCCGCGCGCGCCGCCCTCGAGCTGACCGGGATCACCCGGACCTTCGGCGCCGACCCCGCGACCGGCATCCGGGACATCGGCATCACCGTGCGGCAGGGGGAGTTCGTCGCGATCGTCGGTCCGTCCGGCTCGGGGAAGAGCACGCTGCTGAACGTCCTCGGCCTGCTCGACACTCCGACGGCGGGCAGCTACCGCGTCTTCGGGACGGAGGTCGCCTCTCTGCGCGAGCGCGAGCGCGACCGGCTCCGGTCCCGGGTCTTCGGATTCGTCTTCCAGCAGTCGTTCGTCCTCGGCGACGTCTCCGCACTGCACAACGCGGCCCTCGGCCTGCGCACGCAGCGTGTCCCGCTCGCGGAGCGCGGCACCCGGGCGCTGGACGCCCTCGCCCGGCTCGGCGTGGAGGCGAGGGCGCACGCCGCCGGGCGGGTCCTCTCCGGCGGTGAGCAGCAGCGCCTCGCCCTCGCGCGCGCCATCGCCACCCGGCCGCGGATCGTCCTCGCCGACGAGCCGACCGGCAATCTCGACCGGGCCAACGGGACGGCGGTGCTCGAATCCCTTCGCGACCTCCACGCCGGCGGAGTCACCGTCGTCCTGATCACCCACGACGAGGCGATCGCGGCGGCCGCGGATCGCACGGTCCGGATCGTCGACGGCACCGTCGACCCGATTACGGCGACCCCGCCGCGAGCAGCAGCGCAGAGAGCCGCCGCGGAGGAGGGCGCCGAGGAGGCGGATCCGTCGCGCAGGAGTCCTCACCGCTGGGTCACGGCGCTCGCCGACGACCTCGGCGACGCCGTCGACGTCGTCACCACCCGGCTGGCTCGGACCCTGTTCCTCCTGCTCGCGTTCGCGCTGGGCATCGGCGGTCTGGTCGCCTCGATCGGGGTCAGCGAGAGCGCCTCCGAAAGCGTCGCGGACCGGCTGAGCGCAGCCGCCCTCGACGAGGTGCGCGTCTCGGTCCCCGGCGGCACGGGTCTCCTGCGCGACGACGACGACCGTCTGTCCGGGTGGATCGCGTCCGCGACCTCCCTGCCGCGCGTCGTCGGAGTCGGCTCCGCGTCCGTGGCGTCGGGCGGCTCCGGCTCGATCCAGCGCCTCTCGCCGTCCGAGCCGGAGAGGGGATCGCCGCTGAGGCTCATGTCCGCCTCCTCGGACTACCTGCGGCTCACGGGTGCGACGCCCGTGGGTCCGGACACCTTCGGACTCCTCGACAGTCCGTCCATGCGCGGGATCGCGATCGTCGGCCGCGACGCTGCCGGCGTCCTGGAGCTCCCGCCGCCCGGACCGGGCTGCCGGCTCTGGGTGAACGGCCGCACGGTCGATGTCGTCGGCGTCCTCGACTCCGGGCCTCGGCAGGCCGACCTCGCCGCTTCGGTGATCGTCTCCCCCGATGTCCTGCAGGGCTCGGCGGACGTCACGACGACACTCCTGATCCGCACCGAGCCCGGATTCCCCGCCGCCGTGGCGGAGGCACTCCCCCTTCGACTCGATCCCGCGAATCCCGGACGGTTCGGCGTCGAGACCGTCGCCGACCTCCGCGATCTCCGGACGGGCATCGGCAGCGACCTCGGCGCCCTGATCGCACTGATCTCCCTCATCCTGCTCGTCCTCGCCACCATCAGCGCCGCCACGACCCTGCACCTCTCCGTGCAGGCGAGGGCTCACGAGATCGCACTGCGCAGGGCCGTCGGCGCCAGCAGGAGCGCGGTCGGACGGCTCTTCCTCGCCGAGGGCCTCCTCATCGGCCTCCTCGGCGGAGCGGTGGGCGTGGCCGTCGGGAGTGCCGCGACGCTCGTGATCGCGGGGCTCCAGGGCTGGACTCCGGTCCTCGAACCCTGGCTGCCGGCAGCGGGGCTCGGCATCGGACTCCTGACGGGGCTCGCCGCCTCGACGATCCCCGCATGGACGGCGAGCCGCCAGGACCCGGCGCTCGCGCTCCGCGCCCGCTGA
- a CDS encoding FHA domain-containing protein codes for MSYRCPEGHTSASGDYCDVCGAPIAPAAPSAPAPRAADPTTAIPTGPAVCPNCSYPNEAGALFCENCGYDFTTGSLPEAGPFTESGAVRAPGEVGGSATPAGDPAVHPGEAPAPGFDVPVASPPPAAAPATEVIPEVTGSTPTAAPAVAAPAAVAPAAEEDDPWIAEIWVDPDWYAEQRAEDPMPSAGPPTIVVLRERSLLVGRPSASRGISPQIDCGTDSGVSRRHCQLNTDGYRWWVEDLQSANGTYLAAAGAPLPQTPIPTGQRREIEEGDRVYVGAWTRIVLRQALPGEA; via the coding sequence GTGAGCTACCGCTGCCCGGAGGGGCACACCTCCGCCTCCGGCGACTACTGCGACGTCTGCGGCGCGCCGATCGCGCCCGCCGCGCCGTCCGCTCCCGCGCCCCGCGCTGCGGACCCGACGACCGCGATCCCGACCGGTCCCGCCGTCTGCCCGAACTGCTCCTACCCCAACGAGGCCGGCGCGCTGTTCTGCGAGAACTGCGGCTACGACTTCACCACCGGCTCGCTGCCCGAGGCCGGGCCGTTCACCGAGTCGGGGGCCGTGCGCGCGCCCGGAGAGGTCGGCGGCTCCGCGACGCCGGCCGGCGACCCGGCCGTGCACCCGGGGGAGGCGCCCGCTCCCGGCTTCGACGTGCCGGTCGCCTCGCCGCCGCCCGCCGCCGCTCCCGCCACCGAGGTGATCCCCGAGGTCACCGGGAGCACACCCACCGCCGCGCCGGCTGTTGCGGCGCCGGCTGCCGTCGCCCCGGCCGCGGAGGAGGACGACCCCTGGATCGCGGAGATCTGGGTCGATCCCGACTGGTACGCCGAGCAGCGCGCCGAGGACCCGATGCCGTCGGCCGGACCGCCGACGATCGTCGTGCTGCGCGAGCGCTCCCTGCTCGTCGGCCGGCCCTCGGCCTCGCGCGGCATCTCGCCGCAGATCGACTGCGGCACCGACTCCGGCGTCTCGAGGCGCCACTGCCAGCTCAACACCGACGGCTACCGCTGGTGGGTCGAGGACCTCCAGTCCGCGAACGGCACCTACCTCGCCGCAGCCGGCGCTCCGCTGCCGCAGACCCCGATCCCCACCGGCCAGCGCCGCGAGATCGAGGAGGGCGACCGCGTCTACGTCGGCGCCTGGACCCGCATCGTCCTCCGCCAGGCCCTCCCGGGCGAGGCCTGA
- a CDS encoding DUF817 domain-containing protein, giving the protein MRGARRAFTPVEQRIDEAAHRLLARGPATGLRARLVEFLVFGAKQAWACVFGAALLVLVVAARLWYPDDAALSRNDALTLAAVALQVVMIATRLETGRELWVIVLFHLVGTGMELFKTDVGSWSYAADGVLRVGAVPLFSGFLYASVGSYLARIHRLFDVRFERWPRRWLTTVVAVLIYVNFFSHHYLPDARWLLLAAVAVLWGRATMHYRVHRGTHRMPLLVAFALVALFIWLAENIATASGAWLYPDQVAGWHLVSASKLVSWLLLMIVSVVLVTWVHPPRGPDAVSR; this is encoded by the coding sequence ATGCGGGGAGCACGGCGGGCGTTCACGCCCGTGGAGCAGCGGATCGACGAGGCGGCGCACCGGCTGCTCGCGCGCGGACCGGCCACCGGGCTGCGCGCCCGGCTGGTGGAGTTCCTGGTCTTCGGGGCGAAGCAGGCCTGGGCGTGCGTCTTCGGCGCGGCCCTGCTGGTGCTCGTCGTCGCCGCGCGGCTCTGGTACCCGGACGACGCGGCCCTCTCGCGGAACGACGCTCTGACGCTCGCCGCGGTGGCGCTCCAGGTCGTGATGATCGCGACGCGGCTCGAGACGGGGCGCGAGCTGTGGGTGATCGTGCTGTTCCACCTGGTCGGCACGGGGATGGAGCTGTTCAAGACCGACGTCGGCTCCTGGAGCTACGCGGCCGACGGGGTGCTGCGCGTGGGCGCGGTGCCTCTGTTCAGCGGCTTCCTCTACGCCTCGGTCGGCTCCTACCTGGCGCGCATCCACCGGCTCTTCGACGTGCGGTTCGAGCGCTGGCCGCGGCGGTGGCTGACCACGGTCGTCGCCGTGCTGATCTACGTCAACTTCTTCAGCCACCACTACCTGCCCGACGCCCGCTGGCTGCTGCTCGCGGCCGTCGCGGTGCTCTGGGGGCGCGCGACGATGCACTACCGGGTGCACCGGGGCACGCACCGGATGCCGCTGCTGGTCGCGTTCGCGCTCGTCGCGCTCTTCATCTGGCTCGCGGAGAACATCGCCACCGCCTCCGGAGCCTGGCTCTACCCGGACCAGGTCGCCGGCTGGCACCTCGTCTCCGCGTCGAAGCTCGTCTCCTGGCTGCTGCTGATGATCGTCTCGGTGGTGCTGGTGACCTGGGTGCATCCGCCGCGAGGGCCCGACGCCGTCAGCCGCTGA